The following proteins come from a genomic window of Anaerobutyricum hallii:
- a CDS encoding DDE-type integrase/transposase/recombinase, producing the protein MNTSKNLMKQQWQEQEALKRFQLISPLLREDMDDAKRLQLRRQIAQENNISVRSLYRYEKAYAESQFSGLKPADRQKHRSQRLPDNFDFLLEQAIQLRKEVPERSVAQIIFILEAEGFVAPGVLKRPTLERHLYKAGFGREHMQMYREARESSSKRFCKPHRMMLIQGDIKYGPKLPIGKNGAKVQTYLSSAIDDHSRRLLFSRFYDNQEEAIIEDTFHQAILRHGTFDACYFDNGSQYIAKQIRFSLSKLGIRVIHAKPRSGKSKGKIEKFHQVVDDFIRESKLKGIKSLDELNRLWEIFADEYYHKKSHEGISEYYESLGAAVPEEGITPLQEWNRDSRPLTFLDVSVVAEAFLHHEERKVDKGGCISFRGIKYETKPSLIGHKVEISYDPAAPETITVSYPGYEPFTAQPIKISSYCDKRPVLPASMQEQKPSTSRFLDALENRHAQTQRHIADAISFASYRKEANDNV; encoded by the coding sequence ATGAATACAAGCAAAAATCTTATGAAACAACAGTGGCAGGAACAGGAAGCACTCAAACGCTTTCAGCTTATATCTCCCCTTCTCAGGGAAGATATGGATGACGCAAAACGTCTGCAGCTGCGCAGGCAGATTGCACAGGAGAATAACATCTCCGTCCGCTCTCTTTATCGTTACGAGAAAGCATATGCAGAAAGCCAGTTCTCTGGACTCAAACCGGCAGACCGGCAAAAACACAGATCCCAGAGACTTCCGGACAATTTCGATTTTCTTCTGGAACAGGCAATCCAGCTCAGGAAAGAGGTCCCGGAACGGTCTGTTGCACAGATCATCTTCATTCTGGAAGCAGAAGGCTTTGTAGCACCGGGGGTATTAAAACGCCCAACCCTGGAAAGACATCTTTATAAAGCAGGGTTTGGCCGTGAACATATGCAGATGTACAGAGAAGCCCGTGAGAGTTCATCGAAACGCTTCTGCAAACCACACCGCATGATGCTGATCCAGGGAGATATCAAGTATGGTCCCAAACTTCCTATTGGAAAAAACGGTGCCAAAGTACAGACCTATCTGTCCTCGGCTATTGATGACCATTCCAGACGGCTGCTATTCTCCCGGTTCTATGATAATCAGGAAGAAGCGATCATCGAGGATACCTTTCACCAGGCGATCCTGCGTCACGGAACTTTTGATGCCTGTTACTTTGATAACGGATCACAGTATATCGCAAAGCAAATCCGTTTTTCCCTTTCCAAACTCGGCATCCGTGTCATTCATGCAAAGCCGAGAAGCGGAAAAAGCAAAGGCAAGATCGAAAAGTTCCACCAGGTCGTGGATGATTTTATCCGCGAATCGAAGCTGAAGGGTATCAAAAGCCTGGATGAATTAAACCGTCTCTGGGAGATCTTCGCAGACGAGTATTATCACAAGAAATCTCATGAAGGGATCAGTGAGTACTATGAAAGCCTTGGAGCTGCGGTCCCGGAAGAAGGGATCACACCTCTTCAGGAGTGGAACCGCGACAGCCGCCCGCTCACTTTCCTGGATGTTTCAGTCGTAGCGGAAGCTTTCCTTCATCACGAAGAACGCAAAGTTGACAAAGGCGGATGTATCAGTTTCCGCGGAATAAAATACGAGACAAAACCATCACTGATTGGGCATAAAGTTGAAATTTCTTATGACCCTGCCGCGCCTGAAACGATCACGGTTTCTTATCCAGGCTATGAACCTTTTACAGCACAGCCTATAAAAATCAGCTCATACTGTGACAAACGTCCCGTATTACCGGCATCCATGCAGGAACAGAAACCGAGCACATCCCGTTTTCTTGATGCTTTAGAAAACCGCCATGCACAGACACAGCGTCACATAGCTGACGCGATTTCATTTGCATCCTATCGGAAGGAGGCGAATGACAATGTATGA
- a CDS encoding ExeA family protein gives MTMYEAFFGMEHTPFVRDVPPEKLYESSAFRETLGRLSYVADRQMFAVVTADSGCGKSTLIRRFYSELPKEDYIVLYLSDSKLTPRWFYKGLLDQLGLESRFYRGDSERQLQQEIEIIRGVQHKKVVCILDEAHLLEKETLEEFRFLLNYKFDSVSPMAVVLVGQTELWENKLKLQRYAAIRQRIDMYCTLPHLDRSETEQYIGSHMAYSGCSQEVFTEKAVDEIHKASAGIPRMINRICEKALMYAFQQQRRLVDDYMIKFVVEHEMLTVTTK, from the coding sequence ATGACAATGTATGAGGCATTCTTCGGTATGGAACACACACCCTTTGTCCGTGATGTTCCGCCTGAAAAGCTGTATGAATCATCTGCTTTTCGCGAGACATTAGGGCGTTTATCCTATGTGGCAGACCGCCAGATGTTTGCGGTTGTAACCGCTGATTCCGGATGTGGGAAATCAACGCTGATCCGCCGGTTTTACTCAGAGCTTCCTAAAGAGGATTACATCGTTCTTTATCTTTCAGACTCAAAGCTGACTCCAAGATGGTTTTATAAGGGGCTGCTGGATCAGCTCGGTCTGGAATCAAGGTTTTATCGGGGAGATTCCGAACGCCAGCTACAGCAGGAAATTGAAATCATCCGTGGAGTACAGCACAAGAAAGTTGTCTGTATCCTTGATGAAGCTCATCTATTGGAAAAAGAAACGCTGGAAGAATTCCGATTTCTTTTGAATTACAAATTTGATTCTGTCAGTCCCATGGCAGTAGTCCTTGTCGGGCAGACAGAACTTTGGGAAAACAAACTGAAGTTACAGCGTTACGCTGCTATTCGCCAGAGAATCGATATGTATTGTACGCTTCCACATCTGGACAGATCGGAAACAGAACAGTACATCGGAAGTCATATGGCGTATTCTGGATGTTCTCAGGAGGTTTTTACTGAAAAAGCAGTGGATGAGATCCACAAGGCATCTGCCGGAATTCCCCGTATGATCAACCGGATCTGCGAAAAGGCACTGATGTATGCCTTCCAACAGCAGAGACGTCTGGTCGATGACTATATGATCAAGTTTGTAGTAGAGCATGAAATGCTCACGGTCACAACTAAGTAA
- a CDS encoding putative ABC transporter permease: MTIRVSSLVTAHEIINTLCFRKQVIQTHNIKIFIKYLILFLLGGYTYYGIEILWRGYSHYSMIICGGICFIYAGLQNEQVEWDYPFWKQVLRVEAFILSAEFITGCIVNLWLGLNVWDYSDLPGNILGQTCPQFALLFLPLSAIAIIVDDFIRWKWFGEEKPRYKWR, translated from the coding sequence ATGACAATTCGTGTGAGCAGTCTGGTGACAGCTCATGAAATCATTAACACTTTATGTTTCAGAAAGCAGGTGATTCAAACGCATAACATTAAAATCTTTATTAAATACCTTATACTCTTTCTGCTTGGAGGTTATACATATTACGGCATTGAAATCCTCTGGCGCGGCTATTCTCACTATAGCATGATTATATGCGGAGGAATCTGCTTTATTTACGCAGGGTTACAGAATGAACAAGTTGAATGGGATTATCCGTTCTGGAAACAAGTATTAAGAGTTGAAGCGTTTATACTAAGTGCTGAGTTTATTACAGGGTGTATTGTAAATCTTTGGCTTGGGTTGAATGTATGGGATTATAGCGATTTGCCGGGAAATATTTTGGGTCAGACTTGTCCGCAGTTTGCTCTGTTGTTTTTACCGTTAAGTGCGATTGCTATTATTGTTGATGATTTTATTAGATGGAAATGGTTTGGCGAAGAAAAGCCGAGATATAAATGGAGGTGA
- a CDS encoding SH3 domain-containing protein, whose product MVLQTISRINLRQSASKTAPVKYIVPANTDVTIIGTKIIWKDNVPFVKATYNGHQGFINGRYLRGLVLKVKGRDNAKYPKLAVIASGRASRRIKIPQQTKFGAFCQKHGCSMAAATIALQFRGILKSPADIVAQLSRQKSKIFIMN is encoded by the coding sequence ATGGTTTTACAAACAATTTCTCGAATTAATCTTCGACAGTCGGCTTCTAAAACTGCGCCTGTTAAATATATTGTTCCTGCAAATACAGATGTTACAATTATCGGAACTAAAATCATTTGGAAAGATAATGTTCCATTTGTAAAAGCGACATATAATGGACATCAAGGATTTATTAACGGCAGATATCTTAGAGGTTTAGTTCTAAAGGTAAAAGGTCGAGATAATGCGAAATATCCTAAGTTAGCGGTTATTGCATCTGGACGAGCTTCACGAAGGATTAAGATTCCACAGCAAACTAAATTTGGTGCGTTCTGTCAGAAACATGGATGTTCTATGGCAGCTGCTACTATCGCTTTGCAATTTAGAGGAATTTTGAAATCTCCTGCGGATATAGTGGCTCAGTTGTCAAGACAAAAATCTAAGATTTTTATAATGAACTGA
- a CDS encoding phage holin has protein sequence MNKVKNFLEQINVKDIKASTYVSAVVLIFTMVNYVLNIMGKPVININENEIAAWVTAIVGVVGIIYSWYKNQSITHPAQVADDIMKILKDGRITISELEDFIARYSETDLDTEADFDDIEKVPEDDVDDEIDEGSDE, from the coding sequence ATGAATAAAGTAAAGAATTTTTTAGAACAGATTAATGTAAAAGATATTAAGGCGAGTACATATGTCAGTGCTGTTGTTCTTATTTTTACGATGGTGAATTATGTGTTAAATATTATGGGGAAACCTGTAATCAATATCAATGAAAATGAAATTGCCGCATGGGTCACTGCTATTGTTGGTGTTGTCGGCATTATTTATTCTTGGTATAAAAATCAAAGTATTACTCACCCTGCGCAGGTAGCTGATGATATTATGAAAATCCTTAAAGACGGAAGAATCACTATTTCTGAATTAGAGGATTTTATTGCAAGATATTCCGAAACAGATTTAGATACAGAAGCAGATTTTGATGATATTGAAAAAGTACCAGAAGATGATGTGGATGATGAGATTGATGAAGGAAGTGATGAATAA
- a CDS encoding glucosaminidase domain-containing protein, producing the protein MALTEKQKNFIKVIGESAKKDMQTSHILASITTAQAILESGYGTSELAKKANALFGIKKNGWTGKTYTVKSKEEINGKLVWKTSVFRKYDSYADSITDHSLYLMTRKVDGKNLTYSKVVGECNYKKATQALQNAGYSSYSNYANMLCNLIEKYKLTQYDVLTVTPTAVSNKSDRIDVQWLQKRLNACYKGNLDKLSTDGIWGTKTAEMFKAYLKQVGLPVKNTANKQACNYLKKGIVKKVSTSTTVSVNTANPVTSNKKVNKKIALSIGHSILKNGECTSASGVVNEYKYNKKLAPYIKKYLEKVGCTVDIINVPEKKYTSKSSEKTYKLEKINGHKYDMAIELHLNCANGKAHGCEVYYVSSKGKEIAQRIDKKLGTVFTDRGVKTAQLYFLTKTDCPSALVESFFCDSKSDYKIGKNYDKIGKLIAEGIAGVNIN; encoded by the coding sequence ATGGCACTTACTGAAAAACAGAAAAATTTTATTAAAGTGATTGGAGAGTCTGCAAAAAAAGATATGCAGACTTCCCATATCTTAGCTTCTATTACAACTGCTCAAGCCATTTTGGAATCAGGTTATGGTACAAGTGAATTGGCTAAAAAAGCAAATGCATTATTTGGCATTAAAAAGAACGGATGGACAGGTAAAACATATACTGTTAAATCTAAAGAAGAGATAAATGGAAAGCTTGTATGGAAGACGTCTGTGTTTAGAAAATATGATTCTTATGCAGATAGTATTACGGATCATAGTCTTTATTTAATGACAAGAAAAGTAGATGGTAAGAATTTAACTTATAGTAAAGTAGTTGGTGAATGTAATTATAAGAAAGCAACACAAGCTTTACAAAATGCAGGATATAGCTCATATAGTAATTATGCGAATATGTTATGTAATCTTATTGAAAAATATAAATTGACACAATATGATGTACTCACAGTTACTCCTACTGCTGTATCAAATAAATCTGATAGAATTGATGTTCAGTGGCTTCAAAAGCGATTAAATGCTTGTTATAAGGGAAATTTAGATAAGTTATCTACGGATGGAATTTGGGGTACAAAAACTGCTGAAATGTTCAAAGCATATCTCAAACAAGTTGGACTTCCTGTAAAGAATACTGCGAATAAACAGGCTTGTAATTATTTAAAGAAGGGTATTGTTAAAAAAGTTTCTACATCTACCACTGTTTCTGTAAATACAGCAAATCCTGTTACTTCAAATAAAAAAGTGAATAAGAAAATCGCACTTAGCATCGGACATAGTATTTTAAAAAATGGTGAATGTACTTCTGCCAGTGGTGTTGTAAATGAATATAAATACAATAAAAAGCTTGCGCCATATATCAAGAAATATCTTGAAAAAGTTGGATGCACAGTTGACATTATTAATGTTCCAGAAAAGAAATATACAAGCAAAAGTTCTGAAAAGACATATAAGCTTGAGAAGATTAATGGACATAAATATGATATGGCTATCGAATTACATTTGAATTGTGCAAACGGTAAAGCACATGGATGTGAAGTATATTATGTGAGTTCTAAAGGTAAGGAAATTGCCCAGAGAATTGATAAAAAATTAGGTACGGTATTTACAGATAGAGGTGTTAAAACGGCACAGTTATATTTCTTAACGAAAACAGATTGCCCATCAGCATTAGTAGAATCCTTCTTCTGTGATTCAAAATCTGACTATAAGATTGGTAAGAATTATGATAAGATTGGTAAGTTGATTGCTGAGGGTATTGCAGGGGTAAATATCAATTAA
- a CDS encoding IS256 family transposase yields the protein MDPERKAFINSLLEHYQPKDAQDIQDMLKDLLGETLQGMLEAEMDDHLGYSKYDYKNKETDDSRNGYSPKTVTSSMGTIDLDIPRDRKGDFEPQIVKKNQTDISNIEDQVLSMYAKGMTTRDISSHLKDVYGVDASAEMISHMTDRILPIAKEWQNRPLERKYAIVFMDAVHFHVREDNRTVKKAVYVAIGVKLNGKREVLGMWVGGNESAKYWLSVLNEIKNRGVEDIMIVSVDGLTGFGDAIHAVFPQAEIQRCIVHQIRYSTKFISYKDLKPFMADLKLVYKADTEDLALTALEDLEEKWGKKSPASIGSWRNNWTQLSTYFKYPSEIRKLIYTTNSIENFNRQLRKVTKSKTIFPTDDALFKMLYLAMMDATKKWTGKAWDWGLTLDQLCIYFGDRIQPEDID from the coding sequence ATGGATCCAGAACGCAAAGCGTTCATCAACAGCTTGTTGGAACACTATCAACCAAAGGATGCTCAGGATATCCAGGACATGCTCAAGGATTTGTTAGGCGAAACGCTGCAAGGTATGTTAGAAGCTGAAATGGATGATCACCTTGGATATTCCAAGTATGACTACAAGAACAAAGAGACAGACGATAGCCGTAATGGTTATAGTCCTAAAACAGTCACCTCTTCAATGGGAACGATCGATCTGGATATACCACGAGATCGAAAGGGAGATTTTGAACCGCAGATTGTGAAAAAGAATCAGACAGATATCTCAAACATTGAAGATCAGGTACTCTCTATGTATGCGAAGGGAATGACGACAAGGGATATCTCCTCTCATCTCAAAGATGTTTATGGTGTGGATGCATCAGCAGAAATGATATCACATATGACAGATCGAATCCTTCCTATCGCAAAAGAATGGCAAAATCGGCCGCTGGAAAGAAAATATGCCATTGTTTTTATGGATGCGGTACATTTCCATGTTCGAGAAGACAATCGAACGGTAAAAAAAGCGGTTTACGTTGCTATAGGTGTTAAACTGAATGGAAAACGTGAGGTTCTCGGCATGTGGGTAGGAGGAAATGAAAGTGCGAAATACTGGTTGTCCGTTCTCAACGAGATAAAAAACAGAGGTGTGGAAGATATCATGATCGTATCCGTAGATGGATTGACCGGATTCGGGGATGCAATTCATGCAGTATTCCCACAGGCGGAGATCCAAAGGTGTATTGTGCATCAGATCCGTTATTCTACAAAATTTATCTCTTACAAAGATTTAAAACCATTTATGGCGGATTTAAAGCTGGTTTACAAAGCGGATACAGAAGATCTTGCACTCACAGCCTTGGAAGATCTGGAAGAAAAATGGGGCAAAAAATCCCCTGCTTCCATTGGATCCTGGAGAAATAACTGGACACAATTATCCACATATTTTAAATATCCATCTGAGATACGTAAATTAATATACACTACAAATTCCATCGAAAATTTTAACCGCCAGCTACGCAAGGTTACGAAATCCAAGACTATTTTTCCGACGGATGATGCACTTTTCAAGATGCTCTATCTGGCAATGATGGATGCTACAAAAAAATGGACCGGAAAGGCTTGGGACTGGGGTCTGACACTGGATCAGTTATGCATTTATTTTGGGGATCGGATCCAGCCAGAGGATATCGATTAA
- the ppdK gene encoding pyruvate, phosphate dikinase, producing the protein MAKWVYLFTEGDATMRNLLGGKGANLAEMTNIGLPVPQGFTITTEACTQYYEDGREINDEIQGQINEYIEKMEEITGKKFGDKENPLLVSVRSGARASMPGMMDTILNLGLNETVVETIAAKSGNPRWAWDCYRRFIQMYSDVVMEVGKKYFEELIDEMKAKKGVSQDVDLTAEDLKELASQFKAEYKEKIGEDFPDDPKKQLMGAIKAVFRSWDNPRANVYRRDNDIPYSWGTAVNVQSMAFGNMGDDCGTGVAFTRDPATGEKKLMGEFLTNAQGEDVVAGVRTPMPIAQMEEKFPEAFEQFKQVCQTLEDHYRDMQDMEFTVENKKLYMLQTRNGKRTAQAALKIACDLVDEGMRTEEEAVAMIDPRNLDTLLHPQFDAAALKAATPMGKALGASPGAACGKIVFTAEDAKAWAERGEKVVLVRLETSPEDIEGMKSAQGILTVRGGMTSHAAVVARGMGTCCVSGCGDIVMDEANKKFTLAGKEFHEGDSISLDGSTGNIYDGIIPTVDATIAGEFGRIMAWADKYRTMGVRTNADTPSDAKKARELGAEGIGLCRTEHMFFEGNRIDAFREMICSDTVEEREAALDKILPYQQGDFEQLFEAMEGNPVTIRFLDPPLHEFVPQTEEDIKKLADAQGKSVETIKAIIESLKEFNPMMGHRGCRLTVTYPEIAVMQTKAVIRAALAVQAKHADWTIVPEIMIPLVGEEKELKYVKKIVVKTADEEIKAAGSDMKYEVGTMIEIPRAALLADEIAKEAEFFCFGTNDLTQMTFGFSRDDAGKFLDAYYDAKIFENDPFAKLDQNGVGKLMDMAVKLGKGQRPELHCGICGEHGGDPSSVEFCHRIGLDYVSCSPFRVPIARLAAAQAAISMKH; encoded by the coding sequence ATGGCAAAATGGGTATATCTGTTTACAGAAGGCGATGCCACAATGAGAAATCTTCTTGGTGGTAAAGGAGCCAATCTGGCTGAGATGACAAATATTGGATTACCTGTACCACAGGGATTCACAATTACAACAGAGGCTTGTACTCAGTATTATGAAGATGGTCGTGAGATCAATGATGAGATTCAGGGACAGATTAATGAGTACATTGAGAAGATGGAGGAGATTACAGGAAAGAAATTTGGTGATAAAGAGAATCCACTTCTTGTATCAGTTCGTTCAGGTGCTCGTGCTTCCATGCCAGGTATGATGGATACTATCCTTAACTTAGGTCTTAATGAGACAGTAGTAGAGACTATTGCCGCTAAATCCGGAAACCCACGTTGGGCTTGGGATTGCTACAGAAGATTTATTCAGATGTATTCTGATGTAGTTATGGAAGTTGGTAAAAAGTATTTTGAAGAATTAATCGATGAGATGAAAGCTAAAAAAGGTGTAAGTCAGGACGTTGATCTTACAGCAGAAGATTTAAAAGAGCTGGCATCTCAGTTTAAGGCTGAATATAAAGAGAAAATCGGTGAAGATTTCCCAGATGATCCTAAGAAACAGTTAATGGGAGCTATCAAAGCCGTATTCCGTTCATGGGATAACCCACGTGCTAATGTTTACCGTCGTGACAACGATATTCCTTATAGCTGGGGTACTGCTGTTAACGTACAGAGTATGGCATTTGGTAACATGGGAGATGACTGTGGTACTGGTGTTGCATTTACTCGTGACCCTGCTACAGGTGAGAAGAAGCTTATGGGAGAATTCCTTACAAATGCACAGGGTGAGGACGTAGTTGCTGGTGTTCGTACACCAATGCCAATCGCTCAGATGGAAGAAAAATTCCCAGAAGCATTTGAACAGTTCAAACAGGTTTGTCAGACTCTTGAAGATCATTATAGAGATATGCAGGATATGGAGTTTACTGTTGAGAACAAGAAGTTATACATGCTTCAGACACGTAATGGTAAGAGAACAGCACAGGCTGCTTTAAAGATTGCTTGTGATTTAGTAGATGAGGGAATGAGAACAGAAGAAGAAGCTGTTGCAATGATCGACCCTCGTAACCTTGATACATTATTACATCCACAGTTTGATGCTGCTGCATTAAAGGCTGCAACACCAATGGGTAAAGCACTTGGAGCTTCTCCTGGAGCTGCTTGTGGTAAGATTGTCTTCACTGCTGAAGATGCCAAAGCTTGGGCAGAGAGAGGGGAAAAAGTTGTTCTTGTTCGTCTTGAGACATCCCCAGAAGATATCGAAGGTATGAAGAGCGCTCAGGGTATCCTGACAGTTCGTGGTGGTATGACATCTCACGCAGCAGTAGTTGCTCGTGGTATGGGTACTTGCTGTGTATCCGGATGTGGTGACATCGTAATGGATGAAGCAAATAAGAAATTCACATTAGCAGGAAAAGAATTCCATGAAGGAGATTCTATTTCTCTTGATGGTTCTACAGGTAATATCTACGATGGAATTATCCCTACAGTAGATGCTACAATTGCTGGTGAATTTGGCCGTATTATGGCTTGGGCAGATAAATACAGAACAATGGGGGTTCGTACAAACGCTGATACACCTTCAGATGCTAAGAAGGCTCGTGAGCTTGGAGCAGAAGGTATTGGTCTTTGCCGTACTGAGCATATGTTCTTTGAAGGTAACAGAATCGATGCATTCCGTGAAATGATCTGTTCTGATACAGTAGAAGAAAGAGAAGCTGCACTCGATAAGATTCTTCCATATCAGCAGGGAGACTTTGAGCAGTTATTTGAAGCTATGGAAGGTAATCCTGTAACAATTCGTTTCTTAGATCCACCACTGCATGAGTTCGTACCTCAGACAGAAGAAGACATTAAAAAACTTGCAGATGCACAGGGTAAATCGGTAGAAACTATTAAGGCTATTATTGAAAGTCTGAAAGAGTTCAACCCTATGATGGGACATCGTGGATGCCGTCTGACAGTAACATATCCAGAAATCGCTGTTATGCAGACAAAAGCAGTTATCCGTGCAGCATTAGCTGTACAGGCTAAACATGCTGACTGGACAATCGTTCCAGAAATCATGATTCCATTAGTAGGTGAAGAAAAAGAATTAAAATACGTTAAGAAGATCGTTGTTAAGACAGCAGACGAAGAAATCAAAGCTGCTGGTTCTGACATGAAATACGAAGTTGGTACTATGATTGAGATTCCTCGTGCAGCATTATTAGCTGACGAAATCGCTAAAGAAGCTGAGTTCTTCTGCTTTGGTACAAACGACTTAACACAGATGACATTCGGTTTCTCACGAGATGATGCTGGTAAGTTCTTAGACGCTTACTATGATGCTAAGATTTTCGAGAACGATCCATTTGCTAAACTTGATCAGAATGGTGTTGGTAAGTTAATGGATATGGCAGTTAAATTAGGAAAAGGTCAGAGACCTGAATTACACTGTGGTATCTGTGGAGAACATGGTGGAGACCCATCATCCGTAGAATTCTGTCATAGAATTGGATTAGATTACGTTTCCTGTTCACCATTCCGTGTACCTATCGCAAGATTAGCAGCAGCACAGGCAGCGATAAGCATGAAACATTAA
- the cas2 gene encoding CRISPR-associated endonuclease Cas2 — MLVLITYDVNTETASGKKRLRKVAKECQNYGQRVQNSVFECIMDNAKTKVVKAKLLEIIDMDKDSLRFYYLGNAYKNKVEHYGTKTSIDLEETLII, encoded by the coding sequence ATGCTTGTATTAATAACATATGATGTAAATACAGAGACAGCTTCAGGAAAAAAACGTTTAAGGAAAGTAGCAAAAGAATGTCAGAATTACGGACAAAGAGTTCAAAATTCTGTTTTTGAATGCATTATGGATAATGCAAAAACAAAGGTGGTAAAAGCAAAACTACTCGAAATAATTGATATGGATAAAGATAGCCTAAGATTCTATTATCTAGGCAATGCTTACAAAAATAAAGTAGAACACTACGGAACAAAAACAAGTATTGACTTAGAAGAAACCTTAATTATCTGA
- the cas1c gene encoding type I-C CRISPR-associated endonuclease Cas1c has translation MRKLLNTLYVTTPERYLALDGENVLVLEEKKILIRLPLHNLEGIVTFGYTGASPALMGACAKRGISLSFMNQNGQFLASVSGENRGNVILRKQQYRISDSLEDSIPIARNMIIGKIYNSKWVLERATRDHALQVDVDAIKKVTANLDEHIRQLLECDSMDSIRGIEGNAASQYFSAFDQLILQNKEEFFFENRNRRPPLDNVNAMLSFAYTLLANECAAALTAVGLDAYVGFLHTDRPGRTSLALDLMEELRAVYADRFVLTLINKKTIKPEHFVKKENGAVLMNDTGRKTMISAWQGRKRDKIKHPFLGDKIEWGLLPHVQALLLARLIRGDLDEYPVFLWK, from the coding sequence ATGAGAAAATTATTAAATACACTATATGTAACAACTCCAGAACGTTATCTTGCATTAGATGGAGAAAATGTGCTGGTTCTGGAGGAAAAGAAGATACTTATCCGGCTTCCACTACATAATCTCGAAGGAATTGTGACCTTTGGCTACACTGGAGCAAGTCCTGCATTAATGGGAGCCTGTGCGAAAAGAGGAATTTCCCTAAGCTTTATGAATCAAAATGGACAGTTTTTAGCATCCGTAAGCGGAGAGAACAGGGGAAATGTTATTTTAAGAAAACAGCAGTATAGAATTTCAGATTCGCTAGAAGATAGTATCCCTATTGCCAGAAATATGATTATTGGTAAAATATACAACAGTAAATGGGTATTAGAAAGAGCAACAAGAGACCATGCCCTGCAGGTTGATGTGGATGCCATCAAAAAAGTGACCGCCAATCTGGATGAGCACATTCGGCAGTTATTAGAATGTGATTCAATGGATAGCATTCGAGGAATTGAGGGCAATGCGGCAAGTCAGTATTTTTCTGCATTCGACCAATTGATTCTACAAAATAAAGAAGAATTTTTCTTTGAAAACAGAAATCGACGTCCGCCATTAGATAATGTCAATGCCATGTTATCATTTGCATACACATTATTGGCAAATGAATGTGCCGCAGCTTTAACTGCAGTCGGTTTAGATGCTTATGTTGGTTTTCTTCATACAGACCGACCGGGAAGAACCTCTTTAGCATTAGATTTAATGGAAGAATTAAGAGCTGTATATGCAGACCGTTTTGTATTAACATTAATTAATAAAAAGACGATTAAACCGGAGCATTTTGTAAAAAAGGAAAATGGAGCGGTCTTAATGAACGATACAGGACGCAAAACAATGATTAGTGCGTGGCAGGGCAGAAAACGAGATAAAATCAAACATCCATTTCTCGGTGATAAAATAGAATGGGGTCTCCTACCTCATGTTCAGGCGTTATTGTTAGCCAGACTTATTCGCGGGGATTTGGATGAATATCCTGTGTTTTTGTGGAAATAA